In a single window of the Orenia metallireducens genome:
- a CDS encoding manganese-dependent inorganic pyrophosphatase, whose protein sequence is MSIYIVGHQNPDTDSICAAITLANLRKELGEDVEAIRCGKINAETEFVLDKFGVKAPKLVEKVSAGDQVFLVDHNELSQAIAGIEEAEIVGVVDHHRIGGISTGNPIYFRNEPVGCTSTIVTKLYKENNVEINDSMAGLLLSAILSDTVIFKSPTCTKEDKVIVKELAKQLGVDIEEYGKELFQAGSVINTLSPKELVQNDYKEYEFAGDKIAVGQIEIMSLDEVNADKKEEILAAINELVEAEGYKALLLMITDIMAEGTLLTYNVEARDIVAGAFDVDAGENEVYLDGVLSRKKQIIPVLSDYFA, encoded by the coding sequence ATGTCTATTTATATTGTAGGTCACCAGAATCCTGATACAGATTCTATCTGTGCAGCGATTACTCTTGCTAATTTAAGAAAAGAGCTAGGAGAAGATGTAGAAGCAATCAGATGTGGTAAGATCAATGCAGAAACAGAGTTTGTTTTAGATAAGTTTGGTGTAAAAGCACCTAAGCTAGTGGAGAAGGTTTCTGCAGGTGACCAAGTATTTTTGGTCGATCACAATGAATTAAGCCAAGCTATTGCTGGAATTGAAGAGGCTGAGATAGTTGGTGTAGTTGACCATCACCGTATTGGTGGCATCTCTACTGGAAATCCAATTTACTTTAGAAATGAGCCAGTAGGTTGTACAAGTACAATTGTTACTAAATTATACAAAGAGAATAATGTAGAGATTAATGATTCTATGGCAGGATTATTATTATCTGCAATTCTATCTGATACAGTAATCTTTAAGTCACCTACTTGTACTAAAGAGGATAAGGTGATTGTTAAGGAGTTAGCTAAACAGTTAGGAGTAGATATTGAAGAGTATGGTAAAGAGTTATTCCAAGCTGGTTCTGTAATAAACACATTATCTCCTAAAGAGTTGGTACAGAATGATTATAAGGAGTATGAATTTGCTGGAGACAAGATTGCAGTGGGTCAAATCGAGATTATGAGCTTAGATGAGGTTAATGCTGATAAGAAAGAGGAGATTTTAGCTGCTATTAATGAGTTAGTTGAAGCAGAAGGTTATAAAGCCTTATTACTAATGATAACAGATATTATGGCTGAAGGTACTTTATTGACTTATAATGTTGAAGCTAGGGATATTGTAGCTGGAGCCTTTGATGTAGATGCTGGAGAGAATGAAGTCTATCTAGATGGTGTATTATCTAGAAAGAAGCAGATTATCCCTGTGTTATCTGACTACTTTGCTTAA
- a CDS encoding potassium channel family protein, translated as MKIIIVGGGKKGYQLAKYCHKFGHQVTVIESDESKVNKLKDELEVDVILGDGTQRKLLEKAKTEEADTVVAVTSNDQDNLVICQLAERQFNVPKTLTLVNNPGNEKLFEWLGVNQVISSTSLMLGLIQEEIAIKETSKLWADSIKDLKMHYIQVDENSPIQDTMVKDIKLPDEAILITILRGDEAIVPRGNTIIKANDTVIALADPEIKEKLLEIMSGTEKEKAS; from the coding sequence ATGAAAATAATTATTGTTGGCGGAGGTAAAAAAGGATATCAACTGGCAAAATACTGCCATAAATTCGGACATCAAGTTACAGTTATTGAATCTGATGAGAGTAAAGTTAATAAATTAAAGGATGAATTAGAAGTTGATGTTATCTTAGGTGACGGAACTCAAAGAAAGCTTTTAGAGAAGGCTAAAACTGAGGAAGCAGATACAGTTGTTGCTGTTACTAGTAATGACCAAGATAACCTAGTAATCTGCCAATTAGCTGAAAGGCAGTTCAATGTTCCAAAGACGTTGACATTGGTGAATAACCCTGGTAATGAAAAACTTTTTGAATGGTTAGGTGTAAATCAAGTCATTAGCTCAACCTCACTGATGCTGGGACTAATTCAGGAAGAGATAGCTATTAAAGAGACATCAAAGTTATGGGCTGATAGTATTAAAGACTTGAAGATGCATTATATCCAAGTAGATGAAAACTCTCCTATTCAGGACACAATGGTAAAGGATATTAAACTCCCTGATGAGGCCATTTTAATCACAATTCTACGAGGAGATGAAGCAATTGTCCCTCGTGGAAATACTATAATCAAAGCTAATGATACTGTAATTGCCTTAGCAGACCCTGAAATTAAAGAAAAACTATTAGAAATAATGTCTGGTACAGAAAAAGAAAAAGCCTCTTAA
- a CDS encoding NAD(P)/FAD-dependent oxidoreductase: MSKNYDLIIVGAGPAGIFTALELVKRSNLEILILEKGRDIYKRDCPMKSRNIDCVKCHNCSIVCGWGGAGAFSDGKLTLSNEIGGHLDEYIGKDRLSELIVYADEVYKEFGAPDKVYGPSDEIIQNIHDRATMAELKFIPSKIRHLGTGHSKSVLAEMKDYLADNGVEIRTGVRVTEILTEDDKVTGVKTSKNEEIRSEIVVVAPGRENAEWLSKEAQRLDIATTINPVDIGVRVELPAAVMKELTDVVYESKFVYHSPTFDDKVRTFCMCPNGDVVNENNNGLITVNGHSHATMKTQNTNFALLVSKNFTEPFKEPITYGKDIAKLANLLGGGVIVQRLGDFLNGRRSTAQRISRGLVEPTLKDATPGDLSLVLPYRHLKAIDEMLQALDKICPGVYSRHTLLYGVEVKFYSSRLEVNNNLESKIKNLYTAGDGAGITRGLMQASSSGIVIAEDILKKLG, from the coding sequence ATGTCGAAGAACTATGATTTAATTATTGTAGGAGCAGGACCGGCTGGAATATTTACTGCTTTAGAATTAGTAAAGAGAAGTAATTTAGAGATTCTTATTTTAGAAAAGGGTAGAGATATTTATAAACGGGATTGTCCAATGAAATCTAGAAATATAGATTGTGTTAAGTGTCATAACTGTTCTATCGTATGTGGATGGGGTGGAGCAGGAGCTTTTAGTGATGGGAAACTAACTCTATCTAATGAGATTGGTGGACATCTAGATGAATATATAGGTAAAGATAGATTATCTGAATTGATAGTTTATGCTGATGAAGTATATAAAGAATTTGGAGCACCAGATAAAGTATATGGTCCTTCTGATGAAATAATTCAGAATATCCATGATCGTGCGACTATGGCTGAATTAAAGTTTATTCCATCAAAAATTAGGCATTTAGGGACTGGACATAGTAAGAGTGTATTGGCAGAGATGAAGGATTATCTAGCAGATAATGGTGTAGAAATTAGAACAGGTGTTAGGGTTACAGAAATTTTGACTGAAGATGATAAAGTTACAGGAGTAAAGACTTCTAAGAATGAGGAGATTAGAAGTGAGATAGTAGTTGTAGCACCAGGTAGAGAGAATGCAGAGTGGTTGAGCAAAGAAGCTCAAAGATTAGATATTGCAACAACAATTAATCCTGTAGATATAGGAGTTAGAGTTGAATTACCAGCTGCTGTAATGAAAGAACTGACTGATGTTGTTTATGAATCAAAGTTTGTGTATCATTCACCTACCTTTGATGATAAGGTTAGAACCTTCTGTATGTGTCCTAATGGAGATGTAGTTAATGAGAATAACAATGGTTTAATTACAGTAAATGGTCATAGTCATGCTACTATGAAGACTCAAAATACTAACTTTGCTTTATTGGTTAGTAAGAACTTCACAGAACCATTTAAGGAGCCGATTACATATGGTAAAGATATTGCCAAATTGGCTAACTTATTAGGTGGGGGGGTTATTGTACAGCGATTAGGTGATTTCTTGAATGGAAGAAGGTCAACAGCCCAAAGAATTAGTCGTGGTCTAGTAGAACCAACGTTAAAAGATGCTACACCAGGAGACTTAAGTTTGGTACTACCTTATAGACATTTAAAGGCTATAGATGAAATGTTACAAGCTTTAGATAAAATATGCCCTGGAGTTTATTCTAGACATACATTATTATATGGAGTAGAGGTTAAATTCTATTCTTCTAGATTAGAAGTCAATAATAATCTGGAGAGTAAGATAAAGAATTTATATACTGCAGGTGATGGTGCAGGTATTACCCGTGGTTTAATGCAGGCTTCATCTTCTGGAATCGTAATTGCAGAAGATATATTAAAGAAGTTAGGATAA
- the pcrA gene encoding DNA helicase PcrA, with the protein MDILKGLNPEQKKAVEHNQGPLLILAGAGSGKTRVLTHRIAHLIYEYDVSPYNILAVTFTNKAAGEMKERIENLISTDSKAIWMSTFHSICVRILRREINKLGYNTNFVIFDTSDQRTLIKNILKELNIDTKKFNPRAILGTISSAKNQLVSPKNYESNNYFEEIVRQVYELYQKKLKGNNALDFDDLIMKTVELFEDYPLVLEHYQERFKYILVDEYQDVNHAQYKLINLLAEKYKNICVVGDDDQGIYGFRGADISNILSFENDYPDTKVIKLEQNYRSTKKILEAAFGVVSNNIDRKDKKLWTENDQGQDLKLYKASNGQEEADYIATEIIKLREEKNYSLNDFSILYRTNAQSRSLEQALIRKEIPYRIIGGLKFYDRKEIKDILAYLRLIYNPNDDISLERIINVPKRGIGNTTIGRLQDYALKEGISLLEAVYQADKIDILGARASSQVRGFGEMISKFRDKAEELSVLSLTEEVLDKTGYLEELKLEGTIEAESRIENINELLTDMKEFNKENSEGKLGDYLEEVSLIADVDNLDKDAEAVVLMTLHSAKGLEFPIVFLAGMEEGLFPHSMSMDSESEVEEERRLCYVGITRAEELLYLTYATYRTVYGKTQYNAPSRFISEIPKVLFGLKEEKKVNKLEAVAEKETESIKTDNFNAGDRVLHQKWGKGTIIAVAMDNGLEKLTIAFPNEGIKELATQYAKLTKL; encoded by the coding sequence ATGGATATTTTAAAAGGGCTAAACCCTGAGCAGAAGAAAGCTGTTGAACATAATCAAGGACCCTTATTGATTTTAGCAGGGGCAGGCTCTGGTAAGACTAGAGTTTTGACCCATAGAATTGCTCACTTAATTTATGAATACGATGTTTCTCCTTATAATATTTTGGCTGTAACCTTTACTAACAAGGCAGCAGGAGAGATGAAAGAGAGAATTGAAAATCTAATTTCTACAGATAGTAAGGCTATTTGGATGAGCACCTTCCATTCTATCTGTGTAAGGATTTTAAGAAGAGAGATAAATAAATTAGGTTATAACACCAACTTTGTTATCTTTGATACCAGTGATCAAAGAACTTTAATTAAGAACATCTTAAAAGAGTTAAATATAGATACTAAGAAGTTCAATCCTAGAGCAATATTAGGAACAATTAGTAGTGCTAAGAACCAGTTAGTTTCACCTAAAAATTATGAAAGTAATAACTATTTTGAAGAGATAGTTAGACAGGTCTATGAATTATATCAAAAAAAATTAAAGGGTAATAATGCCCTAGATTTTGATGATTTGATTATGAAGACTGTCGAACTATTTGAGGATTATCCTCTGGTTTTAGAACATTATCAAGAGCGATTTAAATACATATTAGTTGATGAGTATCAGGATGTGAATCACGCCCAATATAAATTGATAAATTTATTAGCAGAAAAATATAAGAATATCTGTGTTGTTGGTGATGATGACCAAGGAATTTATGGTTTTAGAGGTGCAGATATTAGTAATATTTTAAGTTTTGAGAATGATTATCCTGATACTAAAGTGATTAAGCTTGAACAGAATTATCGTTCTACTAAGAAGATTTTAGAGGCTGCCTTTGGTGTAGTAAGTAATAACATAGATAGAAAAGATAAAAAGTTATGGACTGAGAATGATCAAGGTCAAGATTTAAAGTTATATAAAGCCTCTAATGGACAAGAGGAAGCAGATTATATAGCTACTGAGATTATTAAGCTTAGAGAAGAAAAGAACTATAGTCTTAATGATTTTTCTATTCTTTATCGTACCAATGCCCAATCAAGAAGTTTGGAGCAAGCCTTGATTAGAAAAGAGATTCCTTATAGAATAATTGGGGGCTTGAAGTTCTATGACCGTAAAGAGATTAAGGATATCTTAGCTTATCTGCGTCTTATCTATAACCCTAATGATGATATCAGTTTAGAGCGGATTATTAATGTACCAAAACGGGGAATTGGTAATACCACTATTGGGCGTTTACAGGATTATGCTTTAAAAGAGGGGATTAGCTTGTTAGAGGCTGTTTATCAGGCCGATAAGATTGATATTCTTGGGGCAAGGGCAAGCTCTCAGGTAAGAGGCTTTGGTGAGATGATAAGCAAGTTTAGAGATAAAGCTGAGGAGTTATCTGTATTATCTTTGACAGAGGAAGTTTTAGATAAGACAGGTTATTTAGAAGAGCTTAAATTAGAAGGAACAATTGAAGCAGAGAGTAGAATCGAGAATATCAATGAGCTGTTAACTGATATGAAGGAGTTCAATAAAGAGAACTCAGAAGGAAAATTGGGGGATTATCTTGAAGAGGTCTCTTTGATTGCTGATGTAGATAATTTGGATAAGGATGCTGAGGCTGTAGTCTTGATGACCTTACACAGTGCTAAAGGATTAGAGTTTCCTATAGTATTTTTGGCAGGAATGGAAGAGGGTTTATTTCCTCATAGTATGTCTATGGATAGTGAATCAGAGGTTGAAGAAGAGAGGAGACTATGTTATGTAGGAATTACTAGAGCAGAAGAGTTATTATATTTAACCTATGCCACTTACCGTACTGTTTATGGTAAGACTCAGTATAATGCTCCTTCCCGTTTTATCAGTGAAATTCCTAAGGTTCTCTTTGGTTTAAAAGAAGAGAAGAAGGTTAACAAACTAGAGGCTGTAGCTGAAAAGGAAACCGAAAGTATTAAGACTGATAACTTTAATGCTGGTGATAGGGTACTTCACCAAAAATGGGGGAAAGGAACTATAATTGCAGTAGCTATGGATAATGGATTGGAAAAATTAACGATTGCTTTTCCCAATGAAGGTATCAAAGAGTTGGCTACCCAATATGCTAAGTTGACTAAATTATAA
- a CDS encoding PTS transporter subunit IIC has product MFDTIINYILDFPVYVMLPIVMFTVSLIIQIPIKKAMKHALTLGIGFIGIFMTLDHFVAKIAPVIEQVVEQTGSDLTVLDVGWPPLAATAWSFKIAPILMVIFIVINIIMLWLKLTNTFNIDIWNFWHFLFTGQLVYTMSQDMTLSIISSITSMVIIIKLADWSAEATEEFSGITGISITTLSATAYYPIALATDKLIEKIPKINRINGNPEHIQKRLGFFGEPMFIGLLLGIGLGIIAGYNLKEVADLAINIAAVVFILPRMAGILGEGLMPISTGAKNYLLNKFPGMEDARIGMDLAVLIGYPAVIVAGIILMPIALILAILLPGIKFIPLADLPNMIGAVTLIVVATRGNLFRAVVAFIPIIIGKLYIASAMSSTYTNLLDRAGIVISQYKGNITSFLDGGNLFRIYWVYLFQGNIWAIGILPIVSFLIYITWKEYKKRNDNLDNTFSKLEY; this is encoded by the coding sequence ATGTTCGACACTATAATCAATTATATTTTAGATTTCCCAGTTTATGTTATGCTGCCTATTGTTATGTTTACTGTTAGTTTAATTATACAAATACCAATTAAGAAGGCAATGAAGCATGCATTGACTTTGGGTATAGGATTTATCGGTATCTTTATGACCCTTGATCATTTTGTGGCTAAGATTGCTCCTGTAATTGAGCAAGTGGTGGAGCAGACAGGAAGTGATTTGACTGTTTTAGATGTAGGTTGGCCTCCTTTAGCTGCAACAGCCTGGTCATTTAAGATTGCACCAATCTTGATGGTTATTTTTATTGTTATCAATATAATTATGTTATGGTTGAAATTAACCAATACCTTTAATATTGATATCTGGAATTTTTGGCATTTTCTCTTTACAGGACAATTGGTTTATACTATGTCACAAGATATGACACTTTCAATAATCTCTAGTATCACATCTATGGTTATAATTATAAAGTTAGCTGACTGGAGTGCTGAAGCTACTGAAGAATTTTCAGGCATTACGGGGATTTCCATTACCACTTTATCTGCTACAGCCTATTATCCAATTGCTTTAGCTACAGATAAATTAATTGAAAAAATCCCAAAAATCAATCGGATTAATGGTAACCCTGAGCATATACAAAAGAGATTAGGCTTTTTTGGTGAACCGATGTTTATTGGTCTACTATTAGGAATAGGGTTAGGGATAATTGCAGGTTATAATTTAAAAGAAGTAGCCGATTTAGCTATTAATATTGCAGCTGTTGTATTTATATTACCTAGAATGGCTGGAATTTTAGGAGAAGGTTTAATGCCTATATCAACAGGGGCTAAAAATTATTTACTCAATAAATTTCCTGGTATGGAGGATGCTCGCATTGGTATGGATTTGGCTGTTCTAATTGGCTATCCAGCGGTTATTGTAGCAGGGATTATTTTGATGCCAATTGCACTAATACTTGCAATCTTATTACCTGGGATAAAATTTATTCCCCTTGCTGACCTACCTAATATGATAGGTGCAGTAACTTTAATTGTTGTAGCAACTAGAGGAAATTTATTCAGAGCGGTTGTTGCATTCATTCCTATCATAATTGGTAAATTATATATTGCCTCTGCAATGTCAAGTACATATACTAATTTACTAGATAGAGCCGGGATCGTTATTAGTCAATATAAAGGCAATATAACCTCTTTTTTAGATGGTGGTAATCTATTTAGAATCTACTGGGTATACTTATTCCAAGGAAATATATGGGCGATAGGGATCTTACCTATAGTCTCTTTCTTAATTTATATAACTTGGAAAGAGTATAAGAAGAGAAATGATAATCTAGATAATACTTTTTCAAAACTTGAATATTAG
- a CDS encoding thioredoxin fold domain-containing protein: MKKLILILVSFILIVGFVIGGTIGIVFKFKAKAHSEEKFLLPKVSLRDLEDNKIKFNKIKKPTILLFWLPQSKSCQQQLENLTIIKEEYDGNLDIMAINIGQIDKKKIEEINIEQRKEILILIDDKAELTEKLQVTTIPTLVFYTPSKKPKTIIGLKEEKELKKLIKNYFSKLKTK, translated from the coding sequence ATGAAAAAATTAATTCTTATATTAGTGTCCTTTATCTTAATTGTTGGTTTTGTTATTGGAGGAACTATAGGAATAGTCTTTAAATTTAAAGCAAAAGCCCATTCGGAAGAAAAATTTCTTCTTCCTAAAGTCTCTTTAAGGGATTTAGAAGATAATAAAATAAAGTTCAATAAAATTAAGAAACCTACTATATTATTATTTTGGTTACCACAATCTAAAAGTTGTCAGCAACAGTTAGAAAATCTAACAATAATAAAAGAAGAATATGATGGCAATTTAGATATAATGGCTATTAATATAGGTCAGATAGATAAAAAGAAGATTGAAGAGATAAATATAGAGCAAAGAAAAGAAATCCTAATCTTAATTGATGATAAAGCTGAACTAACTGAAAAATTACAAGTTACTACTATCCCCACTTTAGTATTTTATACCCCCTCTAAAAAACCAAAGACTATTATTGGCTTAAAAGAAGAAAAAGAGTTAAAAAAATTAATAAAAAATTATTTCTCTAAGTTAAAGACCAAATAA
- a CDS encoding PrsW family intramembrane metalloprotease — MNLFWLLAVSLLPGLLWVYYFYRKDRYEPEPANLVIKAFIYGALAVIPVGLIEAPFAKLISNPPNLLTLLLVTIGIVGLVEETAKFAVIRYTIYNSDEFDEVVDGIIYSVAAGLGFAALENLLYTYVFGFQVGIIRAVVTSLIHASFSGIMGYYLGKAKLESKPSLIWTGLLQVAILHGLYDFLIISGFVSNYIVYGMVIALYIYLVSLINRAVELSPFKQDEQ, encoded by the coding sequence ATGAATTTATTTTGGTTATTAGCTGTATCATTACTACCTGGTCTACTATGGGTTTATTACTTTTATCGTAAAGATAGATATGAACCAGAACCTGCTAATTTAGTTATAAAAGCATTTATCTACGGGGCTCTAGCTGTTATTCCAGTAGGATTAATAGAAGCTCCTTTTGCCAAGCTGATTTCAAACCCACCAAATCTATTAACATTACTACTTGTAACAATAGGTATAGTTGGTTTGGTAGAAGAGACTGCTAAATTTGCTGTAATTAGATATACGATATATAATTCCGATGAATTTGATGAAGTAGTTGACGGTATTATTTATTCAGTGGCTGCTGGACTAGGTTTTGCTGCTTTAGAAAATTTATTATATACCTATGTTTTTGGATTTCAAGTTGGAATTATTAGAGCAGTAGTTACTAGTTTAATCCATGCTTCCTTTTCAGGTATTATGGGTTATTATTTAGGAAAGGCTAAATTAGAATCAAAACCTTCTTTAATATGGACTGGTCTATTACAAGTTGCCATCTTACATGGTCTTTATGATTTCTTGATTATCAGTGGTTTTGTCTCTAATTATATTGTCTATGGTATGGTAATTGCCTTATATATATATTTAGTATCTTTAATTAATCGTGCTGTAGAATTATCACCCTTCAAACAAGACGAACAATAA
- a CDS encoding peptidylprolyl isomerase produces MRKAIMETEKGTMKIEFYEQDAPNTVNNFCKLAEEGFYDGLTFHRVIPNFVIQGGCPNGTGTGGPGYTIDCELDGDNQYHDRGVLSMAHAGRNTGGSQFFICHNRENTQHLDKNHTCFGKVVEGLEVIDNIRQGDVINKVTIIEGE; encoded by the coding sequence ATGAGAAAAGCAATCATGGAAACTGAAAAAGGAACAATGAAGATTGAATTTTATGAGCAGGATGCACCAAATACAGTAAATAACTTCTGTAAATTAGCTGAGGAAGGGTTTTATGATGGCTTGACCTTCCATCGAGTAATCCCTAACTTTGTAATTCAAGGTGGATGCCCTAATGGAACTGGAACAGGAGGACCTGGATATACTATCGATTGTGAATTAGATGGAGATAACCAATATCATGACCGTGGAGTATTATCAATGGCCCATGCTGGAAGGAATACAGGGGGGTCTCAATTTTTTATCTGCCATAATCGAGAGAATACCCAGCACTTAGATAAAAATCATACCTGCTTTGGCAAGGTAGTAGAAGGTCTTGAAGTAATAGATAATATCAGACAAGGTGATGTAATTAATAAAGTAACTATTATTGAAGGTGAATAG
- a CDS encoding AbrB/MazE/SpoVT family DNA-binding domain-containing protein: MKSTGIVRKVDELGRMVIPIELRRTLGIETKDPLEIYVDDKKIILTKYEPACIFCSNAGATKEFKGKIVCLDCIEEMTNRGKSA; the protein is encoded by the coding sequence ATGAAATCAACGGGAATTGTTAGAAAAGTAGATGAATTAGGCAGAATGGTAATTCCAATCGAGTTAAGAAGGACCTTAGGGATTGAAACAAAAGATCCGTTAGAAATTTATGTAGATGATAAGAAAATTATACTTACAAAATATGAGCCAGCATGTATTTTTTGTTCTAACGCAGGTGCTACTAAAGAATTTAAAGGAAAAATTGTCTGCTTGGATTGTATAGAGGAGATGACGAACAGGGGTAAAAGTGCATAA
- the ligA gene encoding NAD-dependent DNA ligase LigA: protein MEDIKKKVEELRAEIHKHDYYYFVLDKPKISDIEYDKLMQELSKLEEEHPELITSDSPTQRVGGEPIDEFRKVEHQVPLLSLDKVFSEEELKEFEQRIRKDLEEEIQYVAELKIDGLSASLIYENGSLAQGATRGNGVIGEDVTHNIKTIKSIPLKLDREIDLEVRGEVYFPKDKFIQLNQRRKEAEQEEFANPRNAAAGTLRQLDPQVAANRPLDIFIYDSAYLEGEEFKLHSERLNYLKELNFKVNPEWRICANIDEVIEYCQYWTQKRDELNYEIDGIVIKVDNLALRKQLGSTAKHPRWAIAYKFPAQQKETTIKDIEITVGRTGSLNPTAILEPIYLDGSVVSRATLHNQDYINEKDIRIGDKAIIEKGGDIIPKVVKVLPEKRTGQEEKFIIPKECPVCGAEAVRLEGEAVISCTGGACPAQLKEEIIHFVQRNAMNIEGVGPSLIEQLLDNELIGDVGDLYYLQKEDLMNLERMGEKSSQNVIDALEKSKDNSLAQLLFGLGIRHVGSRVGQVLAQNYQDINAIAEASEEQLSAINEIGPKIARSIVTYFDQEQNLKIIDKLRAAGVNLESQTSNVKKVLEGKKIVVTGTLQDFTRKEAKEAITNLGGRVTSSVSKNTDYVVVGDNPGSKYDKAQELGVTILNEIEFKELISG, encoded by the coding sequence ATGGAAGACATAAAGAAAAAAGTTGAAGAATTACGAGCAGAGATACATAAGCATGATTATTATTACTTTGTCTTAGATAAACCTAAGATTAGTGATATAGAGTATGATAAGTTGATGCAAGAGTTATCAAAACTAGAGGAAGAACATCCAGAATTGATTACTTCTGATTCGCCAACACAACGGGTAGGAGGAGAACCTATTGATGAATTTAGAAAGGTAGAGCATCAAGTCCCTCTGTTAAGTTTGGACAAGGTCTTTTCAGAAGAAGAGTTAAAGGAGTTTGAGCAGAGGATAAGAAAAGATCTAGAGGAAGAGATTCAATATGTAGCTGAATTGAAGATAGATGGCTTATCTGCTTCTTTGATTTATGAGAATGGTAGTTTAGCACAAGGAGCTACTAGAGGTAATGGTGTTATTGGTGAAGATGTAACCCATAATATTAAGACTATTAAGAGTATTCCTTTAAAATTAGATAGGGAGATTGATTTAGAAGTGAGAGGAGAGGTCTACTTTCCTAAAGATAAATTTATTCAATTAAATCAAAGAAGAAAGGAAGCTGAGCAAGAAGAATTTGCTAATCCTCGTAATGCAGCAGCAGGGACTTTACGCCAGCTTGATCCTCAAGTGGCAGCTAATCGCCCTTTAGATATCTTCATCTATGATAGTGCTTATCTAGAGGGAGAAGAGTTTAAATTACATAGTGAAAGGTTAAATTATCTCAAAGAATTAAACTTTAAGGTCAATCCTGAATGGAGAATATGTGCTAATATCGATGAGGTAATTGAGTACTGCCAGTATTGGACCCAAAAAAGGGATGAATTAAATTATGAGATTGATGGAATCGTAATTAAGGTAGATAATTTGGCTTTACGTAAACAGCTAGGCAGTACAGCTAAACACCCCCGTTGGGCGATTGCATATAAGTTTCCTGCTCAGCAAAAAGAGACCACAATCAAGGATATTGAGATCACAGTAGGTAGAACGGGATCATTGAATCCAACGGCTATCTTAGAGCCGATTTACTTAGATGGCTCAGTAGTTAGTCGGGCTACTTTACATAATCAAGATTATATTAATGAGAAGGATATTAGGATTGGTGACAAGGCAATTATAGAAAAGGGTGGAGACATAATCCCTAAGGTGGTTAAAGTCTTGCCAGAAAAGAGAACTGGTCAAGAAGAGAAATTTATTATTCCTAAAGAGTGTCCTGTCTGTGGAGCAGAAGCAGTCCGTTTAGAAGGAGAAGCTGTAATTAGCTGTACTGGTGGAGCTTGTCCTGCTCAACTTAAAGAAGAGATTATCCACTTTGTTCAAAGAAATGCTATGAATATTGAAGGAGTAGGACCTTCCTTGATAGAACAACTATTAGATAATGAATTAATAGGTGATGTAGGTGATTTATATTATCTACAGAAAGAAGATTTAATGAATTTAGAGAGAATGGGTGAAAAGTCCAGCCAGAATGTAATTGATGCATTAGAGAAGAGCAAAGATAACTCCTTAGCTCAATTATTATTTGGTTTAGGGATTCGCCATGTAGGTAGTAGAGTGGGACAAGTATTGGCTCAAAATTATCAGGATATTAATGCCATTGCTGAGGCTAGTGAAGAGCAGTTATCAGCAATCAATGAGATTGGTCCTAAGATTGCCCGAAGTATTGTTACTTACTTTGACCAAGAGCAGAATCTTAAGATAATCGATAAGTTAAGAGCAGCAGGGGTCAATCTAGAATCTCAAACTTCTAATGTGAAAAAAGTATTAGAAGGAAAGAAGATAGTTGTAACTGGTACTTTACAGGATTTTACCCGTAAAGAAGCCAAAGAAGCGATTACTAATTTAGGGGGCAGAGTCACAAGCTCTGTAAGTAAGAATACAGATTATGTAGTGGTAGGAGATAATCCTGGCTCTAAATATGATAAGGCTCAAGAATTAGGAGTTACTATTTTAAATGAAATAGAATTTAAAGAGTTAATAAGTGGATGA
- a CDS encoding AbrB/MazE/SpoVT family DNA-binding domain-containing protein, which yields MKSTGIVRKVDNLGRMVIPIELRRTLGIDTKDPLEIYVDDDKIIFKKYEPACTFCGNAGDTLDFKGKVVCSECLAEMSEKSQETA from the coding sequence ATGAAATCAACAGGAATTGTTAGAAAAGTAGATAATTTAGGTAGAATGGTAATCCCAATTGAATTGAGAAGAACTTTAGGAATTGATACAAAAGATCCATTAGAAATTTATGTGGATGATGATAAGATTATATTCAAAAAATATGAACCAGCTTGTACTTTTTGTGGAAATGCAGGAGATACATTAGATTTTAAAGGAAAAGTTGTTTGTAGTGAATGTTTAGCAGAAATGTCAGAAAAAAGTCAAGAAACTGCTTAA